The following proteins are co-located in the Campylobacter concisus genome:
- a CDS encoding ABC transporter substrate-binding protein → MLNRRKFLGLSTALGVSAFAPNLFAKESFTMWGAPAIPSVIMAVAALQGELNKTYDVSLNIWKTPDQLRAGVASGDIKVTMSPSNVAANLRNQGLDFAMLNLLTLGVMNAMVKDEKIKNLEDFVGKKLVMPFRGDMPDLVLRALCKKQGIDVSKIDITYTATPPEALLLFLQKDFDILIVPQPLGEATILRGKKAGVSVHYSVDFPKIWGESFGTKPIIPMAGIIVERGFYEKNLSLFDTLHNDLKNALSWILENKQSAAKIGSSYLPAPEVALANAFDKANLTVTKANELQNEIMTFFEEIYQFNPKFLGGKMPDKGLFL, encoded by the coding sequence ATGTTAAATAGAAGAAAATTTTTAGGACTTAGCACAGCTTTAGGCGTTAGTGCATTTGCGCCAAATTTATTTGCAAAAGAGAGCTTTACTATGTGGGGCGCACCAGCGATCCCAAGCGTCATAATGGCGGTTGCTGCACTGCAAGGGGAGTTAAATAAAACTTATGATGTAAGTCTAAATATATGGAAAACACCAGATCAGCTTCGTGCAGGCGTGGCTAGCGGAGATATCAAGGTCACGATGTCGCCATCAAATGTCGCTGCAAATTTAAGAAACCAAGGGCTTGATTTTGCGATGTTAAATTTACTGACACTTGGCGTTATGAATGCTATGGTTAAGGATGAAAAGATCAAAAATTTAGAAGATTTTGTAGGCAAAAAGCTAGTAATGCCATTTCGAGGCGATATGCCTGATCTTGTCTTAAGAGCGCTTTGCAAGAAACAAGGCATAGACGTTAGCAAAATAGACATCACCTACACAGCAACGCCGCCTGAGGCTCTGCTTTTATTTTTACAAAAAGATTTTGACATTTTAATAGTCCCACAACCTCTTGGTGAAGCGACTATTTTGCGCGGTAAAAAAGCAGGCGTTAGCGTGCATTACTCAGTTGATTTTCCAAAAATTTGGGGCGAGAGTTTTGGTACAAAACCGATAATCCCAATGGCTGGCATTATCGTAGAAAGAGGCTTTTACGAGAAAAACTTAAGTCTATTTGATACGCTTCATAATGACCTTAAAAATGCACTTTCATGGATACTTGAGAATAAACAAAGTGCAGCAAAGATAGGCTCAAGCTACTTGCCAGCTCCAGAAGTAGCACTTGCAAATGCTTTTGATAAGGCAAATTTAACAGTAACAAAAGCAAATGAACTACAAAATGAGATCATGACATTTTTTGAAGAAATTTATCAGTTTAATCCAAAATTTCTAGGCGGCAAGATGCCAGATAAAGGTCTATTTTTATGA
- a CDS encoding tetratricopeptide repeat protein — protein MKKILPFLAPICLFASSCNELIQESVREFYKSDRNLERAINLAEQATDVCLKEGNTKQAITSLTNSASICMVNKEPQKALELSQRALELAANVSGELLLARSYHSLGAAQKALGRYDEALANFQEALKIYDNAPNAPMKDELICIKGIASTYYLKNDFDKAHENHLLALNLLDITPELSNNELVRSELLVELANDLAKLKQKDEAAKNYKKVLEILNGKEQNPRARDLLERANKGLKELN, from the coding sequence ATGAAGAAAATTTTACCATTTTTAGCGCCTATTTGCCTCTTTGCGAGTAGCTGTAACGAGCTAATACAAGAGAGTGTGAGGGAGTTTTATAAAAGCGATAGAAATTTGGAGAGAGCCATAAATTTAGCCGAGCAAGCGACTGATGTCTGTTTAAAAGAGGGCAACACCAAGCAGGCGATCACTTCGCTCACAAATAGCGCTAGCATTTGCATGGTAAATAAAGAGCCACAAAAGGCGTTAGAGCTCTCACAAAGAGCCCTAGAGCTTGCGGCAAATGTTAGCGGCGAGCTGCTACTAGCTCGCTCTTATCACAGCCTAGGTGCGGCACAAAAGGCGCTAGGCAGATACGACGAAGCACTTGCTAATTTTCAAGAAGCTCTAAAAATTTATGACAACGCGCCAAATGCCCCAATGAAAGACGAACTCATCTGTATAAAAGGCATCGCTAGCACCTACTACCTAAAAAACGACTTTGACAAAGCCCATGAAAACCACCTTCTAGCGCTAAATTTACTTGATATCACGCCAGAGTTAAGCAACAACGAGCTTGTGCGATCAGAGCTTTTAGTAGAGCTTGCTAACGACTTAGCAAAGCTTAAGCAAAAGGACGAAGCCGCCAAAAACTACAAAAAAGTGCTTGAAATTTTAAATGGAAAAGAGCAAAATCCTCGCGCACGGGATCTTTTAGAGCGAGCCAACAAAGGACTAAAAGAGCTTAACTAA
- a CDS encoding NAD(P)/FAD-dependent oxidoreductase, whose translation MIYDVIIIGAGASGLFLGANLNGKKVAILEKNSSAGKKILASGGGRCNITNRFISAKNYLGEQKFIEQILKVLTPDQVLKFFSELKFSEQKQNQFFCDSGAKSVLSVLLKGQNADIFYNKEVLGAKKVDEIFEILTKDEKFRARNLVIASGGLSYKALGASDIGYKIANNFGIKISALAPALVGFSVQKDEFWFKELSGVSLNADVKINSKNESHKFSGNLLFTHRGISGPAILNASLFWQKGRICINFLPKFSEKNLINGKKQLSSVLPLPKRFVLEFLKNFGLKDRAFYEFSDKERQIIKRLFAYEFAPAGTFGFERAEATKGGIKSEFLDKNLQASNVKGLYFIGEVLDITGMLGGYNLHFAFASALKVARVLNL comes from the coding sequence TTGATCTACGACGTCATCATCATTGGCGCCGGTGCTAGCGGACTATTTTTAGGAGCAAATTTAAATGGTAAAAAGGTTGCCATCTTAGAAAAAAATAGTAGTGCTGGCAAAAAGATCCTAGCAAGCGGTGGAGGCAGATGCAACATCACAAACCGCTTCATAAGCGCTAAAAACTACCTTGGTGAGCAAAAATTTATAGAGCAAATTTTAAAAGTGCTGACTCCAGATCAAGTTTTAAAATTTTTTAGCGAGCTTAAATTTAGTGAGCAAAAGCAAAATCAATTTTTCTGTGATAGCGGTGCAAAAAGCGTCTTGAGCGTACTTTTAAAAGGACAAAATGCAGATATTTTTTACAATAAAGAGGTTCTTGGCGCTAAAAAAGTAGATGAAATTTTTGAAATTTTGACAAAAGATGAGAAATTTAGAGCTAGAAATTTAGTCATCGCAAGTGGCGGACTAAGCTATAAAGCCCTTGGCGCAAGTGACATTGGCTATAAAATAGCAAATAATTTTGGCATTAAAATATCAGCTCTTGCGCCTGCACTTGTCGGATTTAGCGTACAAAAAGATGAGTTTTGGTTTAAAGAGCTTAGTGGCGTCAGCCTAAACGCAGACGTAAAGATAAATAGCAAAAACGAGAGTCATAAATTTAGTGGCAATCTACTTTTTACGCATAGGGGCATAAGCGGACCGGCAATACTAAACGCCTCTCTATTTTGGCAAAAGGGTCGAATTTGTATAAATTTTTTGCCCAAATTTAGTGAGAAAAATTTAATAAATGGCAAAAAGCAACTTAGCTCGGTTTTGCCCTTACCAAAGAGATTTGTGCTAGAGTTTTTAAAAAATTTTGGCTTAAAAGATAGAGCTTTTTATGAATTTAGCGATAAAGAGAGACAAATCATAAAAAGACTTTTTGCTTATGAATTTGCCCCAGCTGGGACATTTGGCTTTGAAAGAGCGGAAGCTACAAAAGGCGGCATAAAGAGTGAATTTTTAGATAAAAATTTACAAGCTTCTAACGTTAAGGGGCTTTATTTTATTGGTGAAGTCTTAGACATCACTGGCATGCTTGGCGGATATAACTTACATTTTGCATTTGCAAGCGCTCTAAAGGTGGCTAGGGTCTTAAATCTATGA
- a CDS encoding MFS transporter encodes MLKSVLPLSFIIASRFLGLFIVLPVLSLYALNLHGANEFLVGLIVGVYAISQMIFQVPFGALSDRIGRKKTLTIGLLVFIIGSIICALTSDIFTMLFGRFLQGVGAIGAVATAMISDYITEEKRSKAMAIMGAFIGLSFTLSMVLGPLLAKDYGLSSLFYLSAALSLLCIVLLYTVVPKEIKVSAKSEKVPFGKLFLQKDYMIINFTSFMQKMLASIAFLVIPIVLVKEYGYESGELYKVYTLGAVLGFLAMGLAGALGDGKGLSKVILIAGTLLFALTYTIFAISFTLFIFVLGVAIFFIGFNLHEPIMQSTATKFVKSSQKGSALGVFNSFGYLGSFVGGAFGGYILHAFGFKVLAIICVVLCVVWLILLFSLSDPRIFKNIYLSPEVSLNLELLNSQKGVVDYYKNEKNQVIKFDSRLISEATLKESLKF; translated from the coding sequence ATGTTAAAAAGCGTTTTACCACTATCTTTTATCATAGCAAGCAGATTTTTAGGTCTTTTTATAGTTTTGCCGGTGCTTAGCCTTTATGCCTTGAATTTACACGGAGCAAACGAGTTTTTAGTAGGGCTAATAGTAGGCGTCTATGCGATCTCACAGATGATATTTCAAGTGCCTTTTGGAGCGCTCTCGGATAGGATAGGACGTAAAAAAACATTAACGATCGGACTTTTAGTTTTTATCATAGGCTCAATAATTTGTGCACTTACAAGCGATATTTTTACCATGCTATTTGGTAGATTTTTACAAGGCGTAGGTGCTATCGGAGCAGTTGCAACTGCGATGATAAGTGACTATATAACAGAAGAAAAACGCTCAAAAGCCATGGCGATAATGGGTGCTTTTATAGGGCTTAGTTTCACGCTTTCTATGGTACTTGGGCCGCTTCTTGCCAAAGACTATGGGCTTTCAAGCCTCTTTTACCTAAGTGCCGCTCTTAGCCTACTTTGCATTGTACTTCTTTACACCGTTGTGCCAAAAGAGATAAAAGTGAGTGCTAAAAGTGAAAAAGTGCCATTTGGTAAGCTATTTTTGCAAAAAGACTATATGATCATAAATTTCACCTCTTTTATGCAAAAGATGCTAGCAAGCATCGCATTTTTGGTGATCCCTATCGTTTTAGTAAAAGAGTATGGCTATGAAAGTGGCGAGCTTTACAAGGTCTATACGCTTGGCGCTGTGCTTGGCTTTTTGGCTATGGGGTTAGCTGGCGCGCTAGGCGATGGCAAGGGACTTAGCAAGGTCATCTTGATAGCTGGTACGCTGCTTTTTGCCCTAACCTACACTATTTTTGCCATTAGTTTTACGCTTTTTATCTTCGTTTTAGGAGTCGCTATATTTTTCATAGGATTTAACCTTCACGAGCCCATCATGCAATCAACTGCAACAAAATTTGTAAAATCCTCACAAAAAGGCTCAGCCCTTGGTGTGTTTAATTCATTTGGTTATTTAGGAAGCTTTGTTGGAGGTGCGTTTGGTGGATACATCTTGCATGCTTTTGGCTTTAAAGTACTCGCCATCATCTGTGTGGTACTTTGCGTGGTATGGCTTATTTTACTCTTTAGCCTGAGCGATCCAAGAATTTTTAAAAATATCTATCTAAGCCCTGAAGTAAGCTTAAATTTAGAGTTACTAAATAGCCAAAAAGGTGTAGTCGATTATTACAAAAACGAGAAAAATCAAGTGATAAAATTTGACTCTCGCCTAATAAGCGAGGCAACTTTAAAAGAGAGTTTGAAGTTTTGA
- a CDS encoding ABC transporter ATP-binding protein, producing the protein MLELTNVEYEILRDKVVRNFSLKVEKGEVVTLFGPSGCGKTTILRLISGLNEPRKGEIFNKFKKMTYFFQENRLLTWKNALENVLLVMDKPDQNSVLKLFAKVGLSQKDALKYPSELSGGMRQRVAFVRAVVTKPDLLLMDEPFSGLDYDMKEILIDIVSQRVSEGMSIILVTHDRMEAVKMSNRIYFLANKGTVIQKELILDEAFKNRDFAFISKTIDENFKGQIYYD; encoded by the coding sequence ATGCTTGAACTTACAAATGTAGAGTATGAAATTTTAAGAGATAAGGTCGTAAGGAATTTTAGCCTAAAGGTAGAAAAAGGTGAAGTAGTGACACTTTTTGGACCATCAGGATGTGGAAAAACTACCATTTTGCGGCTTATTAGCGGACTAAATGAGCCCAGAAAAGGGGAAATTTTTAATAAATTTAAAAAGATGACATATTTTTTTCAGGAAAATCGTCTGCTTACATGGAAAAATGCTCTTGAAAATGTGCTTTTGGTTATGGATAAACCTGATCAAAATAGCGTTTTGAAGCTCTTTGCTAAGGTTGGTCTTAGTCAGAAGGACGCACTAAAATATCCAAGTGAACTAAGTGGCGGTATGAGGCAAAGGGTCGCTTTTGTAAGAGCAGTTGTGACAAAACCTGATCTGCTTTTAATGGATGAGCCATTTTCGGGGCTTGATTATGATATGAAAGAAATTTTGATCGATATCGTTAGCCAAAGAGTGAGTGAGGGCATGAGCATAATACTCGTCACACACGACAGGATGGAGGCCGTAAAGATGTCAAATAGAATTTATTTTCTCGCAAATAAAGGTACGGTCATACAAAAAGAGCTTATTTTAGATGAGGCTTTTAAAAACCGTGATTTTGCATTTATTAGCAAAACAATAGATGAAAATTTTAAAGGGCAAATTTATTATGATTAA
- a CDS encoding non-canonical purine NTP pyrophosphatase, producing MKIVLATSNLDKVKEIKEFLKGYEIYALSEVVKPFEIVEDGSTFQQNALIKSRAVFAKLKEQGLDSEFIALSDDSGISVDALGGEPGIYSARYFDLDENGKVCGKNANDANNRAKLISKLKALNLKSSPAHYTACIAISSKFGDYTTHGFMYGEAISQERGTNGFGYDALFIPDGFTKTLGELDNETKLKISHRSKGLELANFVLKSLKKNFS from the coding sequence ATGAAGATCGTGCTTGCGACGTCAAATTTAGACAAAGTAAAAGAGATAAAAGAATTTTTAAAAGGCTATGAAATTTACGCTCTAAGCGAGGTTGTAAAGCCATTTGAGATCGTTGAAGATGGCAGCACTTTTCAACAAAATGCACTCATAAAGTCAAGAGCCGTCTTTGCAAAGCTTAAAGAGCAAGGGCTTGATAGTGAGTTTATCGCTCTTAGCGATGATAGTGGCATTAGCGTGGATGCACTTGGCGGCGAGCCGGGGATCTACTCAGCTCGCTACTTTGACCTTGATGAAAATGGCAAAGTATGCGGTAAAAACGCAAATGACGCAAACAACAGAGCAAAGTTAATTAGCAAGCTAAAGGCGCTAAATTTAAAGAGCTCACCAGCTCATTACACCGCCTGTATCGCTATTAGCTCGAAATTTGGTGATTACACGACGCATGGCTTTATGTATGGCGAGGCGATTAGCCAGGAGCGTGGCACAAACGGCTTTGGCTATGACGCACTTTTTATCCCAGATGGCTTTACTAAGACGCTTGGCGAGCTAGATAATGAGACGAAGCTTAAAATTTCTCACCGCTCAAAGGGGCTTGAGCTTGCAAATTTCGTGCTAAAAAGTCTAAAGAAAAACTTTAGTTAA
- a CDS encoding saccharopine dehydrogenase family protein yields MSNILIIGAGGVSQVATVKCAMNADVFSKITLASRTKSKCDAIAKFIKDRLGVQIDTAQIDADDTDAVVALIKKTGADLLLNVALPYQDLTLMDACSRTGIPYIDTANYEHPDTAKFEYKLQWAKDGEFKAANTMALLGSGFDPGVTNVFCAYAQQNLFDEIHEIDILDCNAGDHGYPFATNFNPEINLREVSAKGRYWERGEWKETEPMQISFKWDYPKVGVKDSYLLYHEELESLVKNIKGLKRIRFFMTFGQSYLTHMKCLENVGMLRIDEVEHNGVKIVPIQFLKTLLPDPASLGPRTKGKTNIGCVIRGLKDGKERQVYIYNVCDHEACYAETGAQAVSYTTGVPAMIGSMMVAKGIWSGKGVFNMENFDAKPFMDELNKQGLPWEIIEMKPGERYEVN; encoded by the coding sequence ATGTCAAATATCTTAATCATAGGCGCGGGCGGTGTGAGCCAAGTCGCGACCGTAAAATGTGCGATGAACGCGGACGTTTTTAGCAAGATCACCCTTGCAAGCCGCACCAAAAGCAAGTGCGACGCGATCGCTAAATTTATAAAAGACCGCCTAGGCGTGCAAATTGACACCGCCCAGATCGATGCGGACGATACCGATGCCGTAGTCGCTCTCATCAAAAAAACGGGTGCCGATTTGCTTTTAAATGTCGCGCTGCCGTATCAAGACCTAACCCTCATGGACGCGTGCTCTCGCACCGGCATCCCATACATCGACACCGCAAACTACGAGCACCCCGACACAGCTAAATTTGAATACAAGCTGCAGTGGGCGAAGGACGGCGAGTTTAAAGCTGCAAACACGATGGCGCTGCTGGGAAGCGGCTTTGATCCGGGAGTGACGAACGTATTTTGTGCCTACGCACAGCAAAATCTCTTTGACGAGATCCATGAGATCGACATCTTAGACTGCAACGCGGGCGATCACGGATATCCGTTTGCGACGAATTTCAACCCAGAAATCAACCTGCGCGAAGTGAGCGCAAAAGGCCGCTATTGGGAGCGCGGCGAGTGGAAAGAGACCGAGCCGATGCAGATTTCGTTCAAATGGGACTACCCCAAAGTAGGCGTCAAAGATAGCTACCTGCTCTACCACGAGGAGCTTGAAAGCCTCGTTAAAAACATCAAAGGGCTGAAGCGAATCCGCTTTTTTATGACATTCGGACAGAGCTACCTAACTCACATGAAATGCCTAGAAAACGTCGGCATGCTACGCATCGACGAGGTAGAACACAACGGCGTAAAAATCGTGCCGATACAGTTTCTAAAAACTCTACTGCCGGATCCTGCGTCACTAGGCCCTCGCACGAAGGGTAAAACCAACATCGGCTGCGTGATCCGCGGGCTCAAAGACGGCAAAGAGCGCCAAGTCTACATCTACAACGTCTGCGACCACGAGGCTTGCTACGCCGAAACAGGCGCGCAGGCGGTGAGCTACACGACGGGCGTGCCTGCGATGATCGGCTCGATGATGGTCGCAAAGGGCATCTGGAGCGGCAAGGGCGTCTTTAACATGGAAAATTTCGACGCCAAACCTTTCATGGATGAGCTAAATAAGCAGGGCTTGCCGTGGGAGATAATCGAAATGAAGCCAGGCGAGAGGTATGAAGTAAACTAA
- a CDS encoding ABC transporter permease → MILIDGIKKDRSSFLKIIDYFWGGFSGFAVVFLILAIWQVGSEFSSPLLLPPPKDVFLKACEILKDYKNSEINITLCRSLIGVCSATFFGIFLGLIAGSFKSFAAFLKPVITLLLSMPPIIWIVLAIFWFGFGNFSTVFTIFITVLPLTFASSAVAMSSVDEELKEMFDAYNLGILKKIRHLYIPHLTSYIISSVSVAVAMGVKIVIMAELLGANNGMGAKIANARAMLETTEVMAYVLLSITLIMLFEYLIIEPLKIALMPWRR, encoded by the coding sequence ATGATACTAATTGATGGCATCAAAAAAGATCGCTCAAGCTTTTTAAAAATAATTGACTATTTTTGGGGCGGATTTAGCGGATTTGCCGTAGTTTTTTTGATCTTAGCCATTTGGCAAGTGGGAAGCGAGTTTAGCTCCCCACTCTTGCTTCCGCCACCAAAAGATGTATTTTTAAAAGCCTGTGAAATTTTAAAAGATTACAAAAACAGCGAGATAAACATAACGCTTTGCAGATCACTGATCGGAGTTTGCTCGGCAACATTTTTTGGTATATTTCTAGGGTTAATAGCTGGTAGCTTTAAAAGTTTTGCAGCCTTTTTAAAGCCTGTTATAACCTTGCTTTTGTCAATGCCGCCGATTATTTGGATAGTGCTTGCTATTTTTTGGTTTGGATTTGGAAATTTTAGCACCGTTTTTACTATCTTTATAACCGTTTTACCGCTTACTTTTGCAAGCTCTGCAGTTGCTATGAGTAGCGTAGATGAGGAGCTAAAAGAGATGTTTGACGCTTATAATCTAGGAATTTTAAAAAAGATAAGACACCTCTACATCCCACATCTTACAAGCTATATCATAAGCTCTGTTAGTGTAGCTGTTGCAATGGGTGTAAAAATAGTCATAATGGCTGAACTCTTGGGTGCAAATAACGGCATGGGAGCAAAGATAGCAAATGCAAGGGCGATGCTTGAAACAACCGAGGTAATGGCCTATGTTCTTTTAAGCATCACTCTTATCATGCTTTTTGAGTACCTCATCATTGAGCCTTTAAAAATAGCTCTGATGCCTTGGAGAAGATGA
- a CDS encoding NnrS family protein, with product MINNFFTHPMRIFFLMSAACAVLGASVFFTPTDFVSLHKFIFLQLFLALAYAGFLLTGLTDWTNFQASLKIHAYILFSLFFISFILAFFSLFLAHCFIALFWLYLVLLCLYMIWQDKNDDQFGVLGFLLGILGFEIYYLISGNEKFLNLQVFIHIIAILLISYRVSVVLGKEALKREKGMDEAVFVPNFIYKNIAICCVCAFLLLNIFFEASLGVYYAAIACGSAVLTKLKEWHYKELFRHSFVLLYYFMQLFLAVGFLGIGFSGIFGLHLETNFMHLIAINAVIFSVMLIFNVAGLRHSGQELEFLRLSKVAFILVLLAGISRGILAYFWSGFYIHLPAMLIAIAFVFWLINFYVIFRDNDFSDDPE from the coding sequence ATGATTAATAATTTTTTTACTCATCCTATGAGAATATTTTTCTTAATGAGTGCCGCCTGTGCGGTGCTTGGTGCTAGTGTGTTTTTTACTCCAACTGATTTTGTGAGTTTGCATAAATTTATATTTTTGCAACTTTTTTTAGCCCTTGCTTATGCTGGATTTTTGCTAACTGGATTAACTGATTGGACAAATTTTCAAGCATCTTTAAAAATACACGCCTATATATTATTTTCACTCTTTTTTATAAGCTTTATTTTGGCATTTTTTAGCCTATTTTTAGCACACTGCTTTATCGCTCTTTTTTGGCTTTATTTGGTTTTGCTTTGTCTTTATATGATCTGGCAGGATAAAAACGATGATCAATTTGGCGTGCTTGGCTTTTTGCTTGGCATTTTAGGCTTTGAAATTTATTATCTAATAAGCGGCAACGAAAAATTTCTAAATTTACAAGTTTTTATTCACATAATCGCTATCTTACTCATCTCTTACCGCGTTAGTGTCGTGCTTGGAAAAGAAGCGTTAAAAAGAGAAAAAGGCATGGATGAAGCTGTTTTTGTGCCAAATTTTATCTATAAAAATATCGCTATTTGCTGCGTTTGTGCCTTTTTACTTTTAAATATATTTTTTGAAGCAAGCTTAGGTGTCTATTATGCTGCGATAGCTTGTGGAAGTGCAGTACTTACAAAGCTTAAAGAGTGGCATTATAAAGAGCTTTTTAGGCATAGTTTTGTGCTTTTATACTATTTTATGCAACTATTTTTAGCGGTTGGATTTTTGGGAATCGGCTTTAGCGGTATTTTTGGACTCCATCTTGAAACAAATTTTATGCATCTAATAGCGATAAATGCAGTAATTTTTAGCGTGATGCTTATATTTAATGTCGCAGGACTTCGTCACAGCGGACAAGAGCTTGAGTTTTTACGCCTTAGTAAGGTTGCTTTTATTTTAGTTCTTTTAGCTGGCATTAGTAGAGGAATTTTGGCTTATTTTTGGAGTGGCTTTTACATTCATTTGCCCGCAATGCTCATAGCAATCGCTTTTGTTTTTTGGCTCATAAATTTTTATGTGATCTTTAGGGATAACGATTTTAGCGATGATCCAGAGTAA
- a CDS encoding TonB-dependent receptor domain-containing protein has translation MRPILSLAVLSSLLLANEANLDIIKPIREFAPPPVITPNVAQSAFVENQFDRTQRSEYPFVTNLLDNSTDMFHISAGMYGKSFYNSSLFKYRGANFYTILNANFTKANNYKDGSGKKWNYGYNRQGQSAILGFVPNDLSELRLTFLRDNIDKDKQPEHVMDAFKTTRKVGKLNIRLGEEDLSNTLNLELAAKKIERKADNFHLRDATPNVKVDLKRNIFEANLKYDADFASFHNQIGAGFEKDKHDGKRYMKQGNNWIFNGYRFADVRNDKFMLFDTLAYKFNEANEASLALKYEEQRSKLNGIDTKFFVPNPIAPNTTRKLVRQIYGEDVSDRIKKDAFSASLKYKFTPNDKDSYFAKLESLSRLPSNMERFNALYGAGDNGWIANPNLEPERHNRAVLGFKFGSEFYKEYLNSLQNKDAFSFGGHFIADSVKNLIIFDRRHSKAAMPLNKNAVISRNVDATLYSVNFNTEYSFARHFGLKSSLYYNYGQNKTDGRPLYQIRPFEANFAFDYKDYASFGSYNLGTALRLVSKQTRGDFSKQNGLGIDKKEAAKGFGLLDLYGGVEFKNKVGIRFGVANLFDKDYAEFISGDHVAALDPVVVHAPGRTFFISFHSSF, from the coding sequence ATGAGGCCCATTTTAAGCCTAGCAGTTCTTTCATCACTGCTTCTAGCAAATGAAGCAAATTTGGACATTATAAAACCTATTAGAGAATTTGCTCCACCACCAGTCATTACGCCAAACGTTGCACAAAGTGCCTTTGTGGAAAATCAATTTGACCGCACTCAAAGAAGCGAATATCCATTTGTTACAAATTTGCTTGATAACTCAACTGATATGTTTCATATCTCGGCTGGAATGTATGGCAAAAGTTTTTACAATTCATCACTTTTTAAATATCGCGGTGCAAATTTTTATACCATTTTAAATGCAAATTTCACCAAAGCAAATAATTATAAAGATGGAAGTGGCAAAAAATGGAACTATGGCTACAATAGACAAGGCCAAAGCGCTATCTTAGGCTTCGTGCCAAATGATCTTAGCGAGCTTAGGCTTACTTTTTTAAGGGATAATATCGATAAAGACAAGCAGCCAGAGCACGTGATGGATGCCTTTAAAACGACAAGAAAAGTCGGCAAGCTAAATATTCGCTTGGGCGAAGAAGATCTATCAAACACACTAAATCTTGAGCTTGCTGCAAAAAAGATTGAACGAAAAGCTGATAATTTTCATCTAAGAGATGCTACTCCAAATGTAAAAGTGGATTTAAAGAGGAATATATTTGAGGCAAATTTAAAGTATGACGCTGACTTTGCAAGCTTTCACAATCAAATAGGCGCTGGCTTTGAAAAAGATAAACATGACGGTAAAAGATACATGAAGCAAGGCAACAACTGGATCTTTAACGGATATAGATTTGCTGATGTTAGAAATGATAAATTTATGCTCTTTGATACACTTGCTTATAAATTTAATGAAGCAAATGAAGCTTCTCTTGCCTTAAAATATGAAGAGCAAAGAAGTAAATTAAATGGCATCGACACTAAATTTTTTGTGCCAAATCCGATCGCACCTAATACCACTCGCAAATTAGTTCGCCAAATTTATGGTGAGGACGTAAGTGACAGGATCAAAAAAGACGCCTTTAGTGCAAGTTTAAAATATAAATTTACACCAAATGACAAGGATAGCTACTTTGCAAAGCTTGAAAGCTTATCTCGCTTGCCAAGTAATATGGAGCGTTTTAACGCACTTTATGGCGCAGGCGATAATGGCTGGATAGCAAATCCGAATTTAGAGCCAGAAAGACACAATAGAGCGGTTCTTGGCTTTAAATTTGGTAGCGAGTTTTACAAAGAATACCTAAACTCGCTTCAAAACAAAGATGCTTTTAGCTTTGGAGGACATTTCATCGCTGATAGCGTTAAAAATTTGATCATTTTTGATAGACGCCACTCAAAAGCTGCGATGCCACTAAATAAAAATGCTGTCATCTCAAGAAACGTTGATGCAACACTTTATAGTGTAAATTTCAATACGGAATATAGCTTTGCAAGGCACTTTGGCTTAAAAAGCTCACTTTACTACAACTACGGACAAAACAAAACCGATGGCAGGCCACTTTACCAAATAAGGCCTTTTGAAGCAAATTTTGCATTTGACTACAAAGACTATGCAAGCTTTGGTAGCTACAACCTTGGCACTGCACTAAGGCTAGTTTCAAAGCAAACTAGAGGCGATTTTAGCAAGCAAAATGGTCTAGGTATCGACAAAAAAGAGGCCGCAAAAGGATTTGGCTTGCTTGATCTTTATGGTGGCGTAGAGTTTAAAAACAAAGTTGGCATAAGATTTGGCGTAGCAAATTTATTTGACAAAGATTATGCAGAATTTATCAGTGGTGATCACGTAGCAGCACTTGATCCAGTAGTCGTTCATGCCCCTGGCAGGACATTTTTCATTAGCTTTCACAGCAGTTTTTAA